In Bacteroidota bacterium, one DNA window encodes the following:
- a CDS encoding tetratricopeptide repeat protein: MLQIEDDIKRQYQTLASDAPDRSELDRIESAISEPSALAQAILIQALTVLLHWQPFAEPLTKEEQYTEWLERLVAETPTAERNAWLVAFHARLQASRGRVQDAIISYRKVLAPDSNASIATKLFSHFWLADLYHQHGASDEAVAQYEGCVQLATESQNVFSKARALSAISEHLNTIGQYDQALTLAQAAIELSRSEREPVGIVLFRIRECIILLSLGEASKVIEMLGPIEEDVVRKKIKPQYAVVQHMFGRAYYHLGQYERAKMHLERAIADYENSGRKMLEANVQLHLTELLIDEGSFKLAEEHLIHAKALCEIVPHAFQILTTYEMTSKLAAAQHRYEEALEAYKEFHKQKEHLLSEQTKRRMDMIRIEHEVQQREKEAELLRLKSEQLERELMEKTGHLVRQAEVLSRFSGDIRRIISETTNPAVGLQKIKEKTRDLSSQSIDWEEYDKTFSAVHPDFKQTLLGKFPTLTPMEAKVCTLLRIELTSKEIANILSISERSVENHRYRARKKIGLSESESMHLFLSSI, encoded by the coding sequence ATGTTACAAATAGAAGACGATATCAAACGCCAGTACCAAACGCTTGCGTCCGACGCGCCAGACCGGTCGGAATTGGATAGGATAGAGTCCGCGATATCGGAACCGTCAGCTCTTGCTCAGGCGATTCTAATTCAAGCGTTGACAGTACTGCTCCATTGGCAACCTTTCGCCGAACCGCTTACAAAGGAAGAACAATATACTGAATGGTTGGAGAGACTCGTCGCCGAAACCCCGACTGCTGAGCGTAACGCATGGCTCGTTGCATTTCATGCGCGACTGCAAGCAAGCAGAGGCCGGGTACAGGATGCGATCATATCCTACCGAAAAGTACTTGCACCAGATTCGAACGCGAGTATTGCAACTAAGCTTTTTTCGCACTTTTGGCTTGCCGATCTTTATCATCAACACGGCGCAAGTGATGAAGCTGTGGCGCAATATGAAGGTTGTGTTCAACTTGCTACGGAGAGTCAAAATGTATTTTCAAAGGCACGAGCGCTATCCGCGATTTCGGAACATCTAAATACCATTGGACAATACGATCAAGCATTGACCTTAGCACAGGCTGCAATTGAGCTTTCTCGCTCTGAGAGAGAACCGGTTGGGATTGTACTCTTTCGAATCAGAGAATGCATAATATTGCTCTCTCTCGGCGAAGCATCAAAGGTGATAGAGATGCTCGGTCCGATCGAGGAGGATGTCGTCAGGAAGAAAATAAAACCTCAGTACGCAGTGGTTCAGCATATGTTTGGTCGTGCCTACTATCATTTGGGTCAGTACGAAAGAGCAAAGATGCACCTTGAACGTGCTATCGCCGACTATGAGAATAGTGGTCGTAAAATGCTCGAAGCTAATGTTCAACTGCATCTCACTGAATTACTCATTGACGAGGGGTCGTTCAAACTCGCGGAGGAGCATCTTATACACGCGAAAGCACTATGCGAGATTGTGCCGCACGCATTCCAGATTCTCACGACATACGAGATGACCTCCAAGCTTGCGGCAGCGCAGCATAGGTACGAAGAGGCCCTTGAGGCTTATAAGGAGTTTCATAAACAAAAAGAGCATCTGCTTTCCGAGCAGACGAAGCGGCGGATGGACATGATCCGCATCGAGCATGAGGTTCAGCAGCGAGAGAAAGAGGCGGAGCTGCTTCGGCTCAAGAGCGAGCAGCTCGAGCGGGAGTTGATGGAAAAGACCGGGCATCTGGTGCGGCAGGCCGAGGTGCTTTCTCGTTTCAGCGGCGATATACGCCGGATTATTTCCGAAACGACCAATCCGGCCGTCGGACTTCAGAAGATCAAAGAGAAGACCCGCGATCTGTCGAGCCAGTCGATCGACTGGGAAGAATACGACAAGACGTTCTCGGCCGTTCACCCGGACTTCAAGCAAACCCTGCTCGGCAAATTCCCGACGCTCACCCCGATGGAAGCAAAGGTGTGTACGCTCTTACGTATCGAGTTGACTTCTAAAGAGATAGCGAATATTCTCAGTATCTCCGAGCGCAGTGTCGAAAACCACCGTTATCGCGCGAGGAAAAAGATCGGTCTTTCGGAAAGTGAGAGCATGCATTTGTTTCTTTCCTCCATATAG